The genomic region GCGAAGAGCGTACGCAGTGCTGACGCAGCGCGTACGCACTCAGCAGGCGAGACCACCGGCGCGGACGTGGAGTCGGATTCCACAGAGCACCAAGCCCGGCGGCATCTGCAGGTCGTCAAGGCAGCGGAGGCGATCGTGCCCGACCCGGGCAGGGTGGTCGGGGAGCACAGTGACCAGTGGCCGCCCAAGGTGCAACGTGATGCGTGGGAGTGGGCTCTGGAGAATCGGCGAGGGGGTGGTTCGTTGCCGACCGGTGAGGAGCTCGCGGAGCAGTTCGACCGCAAGCCCCGTTGGGGGCGGTTTGATTGGTTGCCCTCGGTGGCTTCTACTGTTTCGAGGTAGTTCAAGGGCCACGGCGACGTGCGACGACATTCCTTCAGTTCAGAGGGTTCCGCGGTTGGGAGCCATTGGGAGAGGTTCTGGACAACTTCGAATGGGCCGAGGGCTACTCCAAGCGCTTCGTCCTGGTCCACATCGACTACCGCACCCAGAGTCGCACCCTCAAGCGCAGCGCCGACTGGTACCGCGAAGTCATCGTCACCGGAGGCGTGACCCTCCGCTGGCCCTGACGGTCACGTCCGGGCCCGGCCCCGAGCGACTTCACGGATTCGCTCAGGGCCGGGCTCGGACTTTTCATGTCGGCTTGTCCCGGCACCCCAGGACGTGGTGGCGGCATTCGCCGTGGCAACCCCGACCACCAGTCGGGGACCGTGGCGCGTCTGTGCCGGTACCGGGCACGCCCAGCCTGCGTCGCGCTCGGATGTTCGGGGCCCGCCGACTGATGCGCGTGCGGGTGGTGTGTGTCCATCTCGATGTGGAATTGGGCTTTGACGTCCTTCGGAACGCGCGACGAGGCTGGCGCGACGACCACTCTCAGTGTTTCCATGCTCTTCGGGCTTTGACGTCCTTCGGAACCCGGAGACGGATACAGCTCCGAGAGCGACCTACGAGCGTTTCCATGCCCTTCGGGCTTTGACGTCCTACGGAACTGTTTCACGGCAGTGAAGAGTCGCTGATGCTTCGTAAGTTTCCATGCCCTTCGGGCTTTGACGTCCTTCGGAACCCTTGCCCGTTTTCATAGCCTATGAACTGCACTGATGCACCCCCTCTGCGCGCAACCGCACTCCGCCACGACGCAACCTATGTGCCCCAGGT from Nocardiopsis aegyptia harbors:
- a CDS encoding DUF2637 domain-containing protein: MAASLVLAVIAAVVSYSHMYELALRQSEPEWRAALFPLSVDGMIVASSMTLLSDARHGRKGGVLPWSLLIIGSRASFAANVAMADPTMWSWIIHAWPSFALIGAYELLMREFRTAAKSVRSADAARTHSAGETTGADVESDSTEHQARRHLQVVKAAEAIVPDPGRVVGEHSDQWPPKVQRDAWEWALENRRGGGSLPTGEELAEQFDRKPRWGRFDWLPSVASTVSR
- a CDS encoding family 1 glycosylhydrolase — protein: MGEVLDNFEWAEGYSKRFVLVHIDYRTQSRTLKRSADWYREVIVTGGVTLRWP